One window from the genome of Cryptomeria japonica chromosome 6, Sugi_1.0, whole genome shotgun sequence encodes:
- the LOC131039044 gene encoding protein RALF-like 34, producing the protein MGTRGLMYTATLATICVVLLACVLVEGEVNRANEISAFDVGIQDEMCDASSGECEEEGHGRELWGRRYYISYGALSADRIPCRPRSGRSYYSRNCWGRGGGAVNPYRRSCTAVTRCYRWTF; encoded by the coding sequence ATGGGCACAAGAGGATTGATGTACACAGCAACACTTGCAACTATCTGCGTTGTACTGCTTGCTTGTGTTTTAGTTGAGGGTGAGGTGAACAGAGCGAATGAGATATCGGCATTTGATGTGGGTATTCAAGACGAGATGTGTGATGCAAGCAGTGGGGAGTGTGAAGAGGAGGGACATGGGAGGGAACTGTGGGGTAGGCGTTACTACATAAGTTATGGAGCACTGAGTGCAGATCGAATACCATGTCGTCCACGCTCAGGAAGATCATATTATTCTCGCAACTGTTGGGGAAGAGGTGGTGGAGCTGTAAATCCATACCGCAGATCATGCACAGCTGTCACTCGCTGCTATCGATGGACTTTCTAA